A window from Chiroxiphia lanceolata isolate bChiLan1 chromosome 3, bChiLan1.pri, whole genome shotgun sequence encodes these proteins:
- the FOXA2 gene encoding hepatocyte nuclear factor 3-beta, which yields MHSTSSMLGAVKMEGHEHTDWSNYYGEPESYSSVSNMNAGLGMNSMNTYMTMSAMSTTANMTAATSMNMSYANTGMSPSLAGMSPGAGAMPGMGSAGVAGMGAHLSPSMSPMGGQAGSMNALAPYTNMNSMSPIYGQSNLNRSRDPKTYRRSYTHAKPPYSYISLITMAIQQSPNKMLTLSEIYQWIMDLFPFYRQNQQRWQNSIRHSLSFNDCFLKVPRSPDKPGKGSFWTLHPDSGNMFENGCYLRRQKRFKCEKQLAAKDGGGAGGGAGGGGKKGPGQAPSQPLGEGSSSGGSEGSGGAESPASASPCQDHKRALADLKGPAGLSPGEPSASPGQHLLAPPHAGLPHDAHLKPEHHYAFNHPFSINNLMSSSEQQHHHPHHHHHHHHKMDLKAYEQVMHYSGYASPMPGSLAMAPVTNKPGLESSPLAGETSYYQGVYSRPIMNSS from the exons ATGCACTCCACTTCCAGTATGCTGGGAGCGGTGAAAATGGAAGGCCATGAGCACACGGACTGGAGCAACTACTACGGGGAGCCCGAG AGCTACTCCTCGGTGAGCAACATGAACGCGGGGCTGGGCATGAACAGCATGAACACGTACATGACCATGTCGGCCATGAGCACCACGGCCAACATGACGGCCGCCACCTCCATGAACATGTCCTACGCCAACACGGGCATGAGCCCCTCGCTCGCCGGCATGTCCCCGGGCGCGGGGGCCATGCCCGGCATGGGCTCGGCCGGCGTGGCGGGGATGGGCGCCCACCTGAGCCCCAGCATGAGCCCCATGGGGGGCCAAGCGGGCTCCATGAACGCCCTGGCCCCCTACACCAACATGAACTCCATGAGCCCCATCTACGGGCAGTCCAACCTGAACCGCTCGCGGGACCCCAAGACGTACCGGCGGAGCTACACCCACGCCAAGCCGCCCTACTCCTACATCTCCCTCATCACCATGGCCATCCAGCAGTCGCCCAACAAGATGCTGACGCTGAGCGAGATCTACCAGTGGATCATGGACCTCTTCCCCTTCTACCGCCAGAACCAGCAGCGCTGGCAGAACAGCATCCGCCACTCGCTGTCCTTCAACGACTGCTTCCTCAAGGTGCCGCGCTCCCCGGACAAGCCGGGCAAGGGCTCCTTCTGGACGCTGCACCCCGACTCGGGCAACATGTTCGAGAACGGCTGCTACCTGCGGCGCCAGAAGCGCTTCAAGTGCGAGAAGCAGCTGGCGGCCAAGGAcgggggcggcgcgggcggcggcgcgggcggcgggggcaAGAAGGGGCCCGGGCAGgcccccagccagcccctggGCGAGGGCAGCTCCTCGGGGGGCTCCGAGGGCTCCGGCGGCGCCGAGTCCCCGGCCAGCGCCTCGCCGTGCCAGGACCACAAGCGCGCCCTGGCCGACCTGAAGGGCCCGGCGGGGCTGAGCCCCGGGGAGCCGTCGGCCTCGCCGGGCCAGCACCTGCTGGCCCCCCCGCACGCCGGGCTGCCCCACGACGCCCACCTCAAGCCCGAGCACCACTACGCCTTCAACCACCCCTTCTCCATCAACAACCTGATGTCCTCCtcggagcagcagcaccaccacccgcaccaccaccaccaccaccaccacaaaatGGACCTGAAGGCCTACGAGCAGGTGATGCACTACTCGGGCTACGCCTCGCCCATGCCCGGCAGCCTGGCCATGGCGCCCGTAACGAACAAACCCGGCTTGGAGTCCTCCCCTTTAGCCGGAGAGACTTCTTACTACCAAGGTGTGTATTCCCGGCCCATCATGAACTCCTCCTAG